The genomic region CGCCGTGCCGGAGATTCACATCCACGCCTTTTCACCGTTCGAGATTCAGTACGGGAGCGCGCGCTTGGGGATATCGCACGAAGATTTTTTGCGCCGCCTCAAAGATGCCGGTTTGGGCAGTATTCCGGGCACCGCCGCCGAAATTTTGGATACGGATGTGCGCCGCCGCCTCACGCGCAACAAATTGAGCGCCGAAGCGTGGGTTTCCATCATCAAAACAGCGCACCGCGTGGGCTTGCGGAGCACGGCGACCATCATGTACGGACACATTGACACACCCGCGCATTGGGCGCGCCATCTGGATTTGTTGCGCCGCATTCAGCGTGAAACCGGCGGCTTCACCGAATTTGTCCCGCTGGGCTTCATTCACGAAAAAACATTGCTCTATCTGGAAGACGGCGCACGCCCCGGTCCCACAGGCATGGAAGATTTGAAAATGCACGCTGTGGCGCGGTTGATGCTCAACAACGATATTCCCAACATCCAGGTGTCGTGGGTGAAACTGGGCTACAAAATGGCGCAAATGTGCCTCTGCGCCGGCGCAAACGATTTTGGCGGTACGCTGCACGATGAACGCATTTCCAGCGCCGCCGGCACCACCGCCGGTACGTACACCAGCCCGGCAACGTTCCAGCGCCTCATCCGCGATTTGGGGCGCGTGCCCGCCGAGCGCACCACCCTCTACCAGATTTTGCAGGTGTACGCATGAAGCCGCCCGCCCGCTGGCAGGTGTACACGCCGCCCGAACAAGACCTTGCCGCACTGGGCGACCTGCCGCCGCTGATAGCGCGCCTGCTCCATCGGCGTGGCGTGCGCAGCGCCGCCGC from Ardenticatena maritima harbors:
- the cofH gene encoding 5-amino-6-(D-ribitylamino)uracil--L-tyrosine 4-hydroxyphenyl transferase CofH produces the protein MFEVSSFEALFRTIQPQTAYILEKALEGREIEVEEGEYLFGVQGADLWALVAVADELRRRTVGDVITYVQTRNINFTNVCYTGCRFCEFGKPLHDPEAYTFSIEEVVERARQARAWGCTEVCMQGGLNPKLPATIYFELVEAIKAAVPEIHIHAFSPFEIQYGSARLGISHEDFLRRLKDAGLGSIPGTAAEILDTDVRRRLTRNKLSAEAWVSIIKTAHRVGLRSTATIMYGHIDTPAHWARHLDLLRRIQRETGGFTEFVPLGFIHEKTLLYLEDGARPGPTGMEDLKMHAVARLMLNNDIPNIQVSWVKLGYKMAQMCLCAGANDFGGTLHDERISSAAGTTAGTYTSPATFQRLIRDLGRVPAERTTLYQILQVYA